The following are from one region of the Passer domesticus isolate bPasDom1 chromosome 13, bPasDom1.hap1, whole genome shotgun sequence genome:
- the LEAP2 gene encoding liver-expressed antimicrobial peptide 2 — protein sequence MHWWKVMAALLLCSLLLSQSHGVSLSPRQPQPQPRSPRQRRMTPFWRGVSLRPIGASCRDNSECLTMLCRKNRCLLSTASA from the exons ATGCACTGGTGGAAAGTGATGGCAGCCCTTCTGCTCTGCTCACTGCTGCTCAGCCAG AGCCACggcgtgtccctgtccccgcggcagccccagccccagccccgcagcccccggcagCGGCGGATGACGCCCTTCTGGAGAGGAGTGTCCCTGAGACCCATCGGGGCCTCGTGCAGGGACAACAGCGAGTGCCTCACCATGCTCTGCAG GAAGAACCGCTGCCTCCTCTCCACGGCCTCGGCGTGA